The proteins below are encoded in one region of Podarcis raffonei isolate rPodRaf1 chromosome 8, rPodRaf1.pri, whole genome shotgun sequence:
- the FAM167B gene encoding protein FAM167B — protein MSLVRFKEFGEEEENLEAENLDSVKALTAKLKLQTRRPSYLEWKARVQSPSWRNGLRTLPEKQCGETAGEDSQAPVPLRTICGFPTIGDALEWLRMELREMQALDHQLARQLMGLRAQIHRLKVEQACHQHKEMLDDATFELEGCEEDSDLLCNIPPKMAFLLSTPLKHIGVTRMNINSRRFSLC, from the exons ATGTCTTTGGTGAGGTTCAAGGAgtttggggaagaggaggagaacttGGAGGCAGAGAACCTGGACAGCGTCAAGGCCTTGACGGCAAAGCTGAAGCTGCAGACCCGGCGCCCTTCCTACCTGGAGTGGAAGGCCCGCGTACAAAGCCCCTCCTGGCGGAACGGGCTCAGGACCCTGCCAGAAAAGCAGTGTGGGGAGACGGCCGGGGAGGACTCTCAGGCCCCCGTCCCTTTGAGGACCATTTGTGGGTTCCCCACCATTGGTGATGCCTTGGAGTGGCTCAGGATGGAGCTG CGGGAGATGCAGGCCTTGGATCACCAGTTGGCACGGCAACTAATGGGCCTGCGTGCTCAGATCCACCGGCTGAAGGTGGAACAAGCCTGTCACCAACACAAGGAGATGTTGGACGACGCCACCTTCGAGCTGGAGGGCTGTGAAGAGGACTCTGACCTGCTGTGTAACATCCCACCCAAGATGGCGTTCCTCTTGTCCACACCCCTCAAGCACATTGGCGTCACACGCATGAACATCAACTCTCGCCGTTTCTCTCTGTGCTGA